Within Romboutsia sp. CE17, the genomic segment AATATATTTTTACACACTGTATCTAGTAATAATTTACATATATATTCTTTACTATAATCATCTATTATTTTATTTATTTGATTTTCAATCCCAGATAAATTCATATATCCATCTTTTACAGATGTTTTTAGCCCAAACTCTATTTTATCTTGGCACTTTAGAGCATTTTCATCTATATATTTTCCACATGGAAAACTATATCCCATCTTAATCCCTATTCTATCTATAAGTTGTCCAAAACTTATATCTTTAGTTCCACCAACTATACTTATTTCACGTTCTAATCTTTCTTTCTTTACCAAAATAACCTCAGTAGTTCCTCCTGACATATGTACAGATAAAAATCTATCTTTATTTTTTATATTATTAGTTAAAAGACTCGCTTCAATGTGATTCTCCTGATGAGTAGTTTCATAATAATGACAATTGTTTAAACTACTAAATAATTTTGCAAAGTTACTTCCAACTGTAAAGACTGGCATATATGACTCTTTCACCGGTCTTGGTTTAGTTGATACACATACTCCAATAACCTTATTACCTTTTATCATAGAATTTATTTCATTACTTATTTCTCCTAAATTATTAACATGCTGAAAAACAGCCTCACTTTGTCTTAACCCCTTAGTGTTATCTTTAACCTTTAGCATTATCTTTTTATTAAATATTATTTTTTTATCTAAAGATATAGCTGCTATAGAGGTTGTATAGCAGCTAGTGTCAATTCCGATTATTATATTATTTTGATTCAAGTTCACTTATAACACTTCCTAAAATTCCATTTATAAATTTAGGAGATTTATCATCACAGTATATCTTTGCAAGCTCTATGGCTTCATTTACAGAAACTCTTTGTGGTATATCCTCTATGGCAATAATTTCAGCTATTGCTAATTTTAATATAGCTAAGTCTACCTTCGCTATTCTATTTACCGTCCAGTTCCTTGCGTTTGAGTTTATTAAAGTATTTATCTTTTCTTCATTTTTTTCTAATGTTAAACAAATCTTTTTTATGTATTCTCTATCTATAGCTTCATCTATATCTATACTATCTAATGATAGATCTGGGTTATTTGAATGTTGCAATCTTAATTCTTCATATCTATTTAATATATATTCAGCATTATTTTCTACGAACTCATCTACGAATAAATCTAAATTATCTATTTCCTCTTTTGTTATACTATTTTGGTATATTAATTTCATTGCGTACTCTCTACTAGTAACTTTTCTCGATATATTTTCCTTTTTCATCAGTCAAATCCTCCTTCAGTCTTTATTATGCGCGTTTTGCAGTAAAAAACCCTCTGATTTTTCAGAGGGTCTATATTAATTTTTCTTAGATTCTTCTTTCCTAGCTTCTTTTTTTGCAATCTTTGCTTCTTTCTTTGCTTCTTCTAGCTCAGTTTTTTCTTTCTTGAAGCTAATTCCTTGAATATGTATATTTACTTGAGAAACTTTTAATCCTGTCATTGTTTCAACAGTATTTTTTACATTTTCTTGTATCTTTAAAGCTATATCTGGTATAGATATTCCATAATCTATCATAACCATTATATCTAAGTTAACGTCCTCTTCTTCTAATTGTATCTTTACACCATTATTATTCTTTAATAATTTATCTGTAAAAGTTGTTATAGTTTCTACACCTTCAACTTCTAACGCTGCTAAACCTGCTATAGTAGCTATTACATCATTAGATATTTTAACTTGTCCAAAATTATTATTTTCCATGATAAATACTTACCCCCTACTTAAGGAACTATTTTATATTATAATACCAAATACTATGAAACTTTGCAAGAAAATAACCTCAGTTACTTCTGAGGATTATTCGAATTTTAATATATATATCATATATTAACCATATTATTTATATTCTAATCATTATATATTTTTGTACCTATAGTTGTTATTCTTTATAATATATTAGCGTCACTTCTAATCTTGTTGATTATTCATTAATTTAATATTTTCATATTTTACATCAGCTTGTTCTGCTACTAAATCAAATATTTTAGCTGCCTCTTCTTTTTTTAATTCTTCTTCATTTACAACTACATTTACAATTCCATCACTTATATATACTAATGCATCTTCAAATCCTTTTGTGCTTAATAGATTTTCTATTTTTAATTCTG encodes:
- a CDS encoding Asp23/Gls24 family envelope stress response protein, which translates into the protein MENNNFGQVKISNDVIATIAGLAALEVEGVETITTFTDKLLKNNNGVKIQLEEEDVNLDIMVMIDYGISIPDIALKIQENVKNTVETMTGLKVSQVNIHIQGISFKKEKTELEEAKKEAKIAKKEARKEESKKN
- the nusB gene encoding transcription antitermination factor NusB, producing the protein MKKENISRKVTSREYAMKLIYQNSITKEEIDNLDLFVDEFVENNAEYILNRYEELRLQHSNNPDLSLDSIDIDEAIDREYIKKICLTLEKNEEKINTLINSNARNWTVNRIAKVDLAILKLAIAEIIAIEDIPQRVSVNEAIELAKIYCDDKSPKFINGILGSVISELESK
- a CDS encoding Kae1-like domain-containing protein, with translation MNLNQNNIIIGIDTSCYTTSIAAISLDKKIIFNKKIMLKVKDNTKGLRQSEAVFQHVNNLGEISNEINSMIKGNKVIGVCVSTKPRPVKESYMPVFTVGSNFAKLFSSLNNCHYYETTHQENHIEASLLTNNIKNKDRFLSVHMSGGTTEVILVKKERLEREISIVGGTKDISFGQLIDRIGIKMGYSFPCGKYIDENALKCQDKIEFGLKTSVKDGYMNLSGIENQINKIIDDYSKEYICKLLLDTVCKNILKSVLYISRENNINEVIFAGGVSASKYISRKIKSELSKDNITAYFTEPEYSTDNAVGCALIGLEKLNLGE